In Brassica napus cultivar Da-Ae chromosome A3, Da-Ae, whole genome shotgun sequence, the sequence GAGCAAACTCAGTTGTGGACAGCATAACACCAGCCACAAATGATCCCAACTCAAGACTAAGACCCAGCTTATCACTGCACTGAAGAAGTTTTGCAAGGAACCAAAGATTTGAGTTAGATATGTTAATTATACTCCGTGTCTATAATAATCACCATTGTTTTCCCATGGATCAAAAAAGCTAACCAAATAAAAAGAATGATGGATTATAGACTTACCCATGCAGATAGTAAGCAGAACGCCACAGCAGCTAATTGGTAAAGTTCATTTGTCTGCATTACATAATGAAAAACATTGGCATAGAACTCGGATGCCACTCAAAAGAAATTGAATCACTAAAACTTACTTGAGATGATAACTTAATCATTAGCTTCAGAAAGCGAGGCACAAATGACCACGTTAGTAGAGATGCAACAGTGAGATATATTGACAATATCAGGAGCCTAAAATTAGACAGAGAAAATGTTTCCGGTCAGATTATATGATATTTCATAGGCAAACTTCTTGCTACGAAACCACTTACAGCTTTCCCATTGATATAATTCCTTGTAGTAAACCACTGTTACCACCCAAAACTGGAAGCAGTGCGAATAATAAACCAACCACACAGTCCTGAAAAGATTCAAGAATTAGTAAGAGAATAGCAGAAGGGAACAAAATATAGAATGTCACGAGTCAAAACCTGAAAGATAAGTATCCCTATCGTGACTTGACCATGAAGAGAACTTGTACTGTTCCGTTCCACCAAAAACTTTACCACCTGATCAAATTGACATGTGCGTCAAAACGGCAACTTAGAAATGAGATAGGAAAAGATTAGCTTTTGCATAAAGCTCGAGAAGAAAATAGATACCACTGCAGTTGATGACATAGATAGAAAAGCACCAACAAAAATACCCTCTGACAACCTTGCTCCACATAACTGCAAATAACAGACAGATCAATTTACAATAGTCGTTCCAAATTGCCAATATACATGATTGATTTGAACATACCAATGCAGTCACACCACACAGAAACATCAGTAATACGATTTGGAAAAGTCCTCCAAGGACAGCAACTGGGCCAACAACTTTCAGCTGCAGCATCAACACAAGAACAACGAATTATCAAACTGAGATTGTAAAGTCCACATGaatattcattttcattttcgTTACAGTCAAACAGCCAGCGGATTCCTACCTTAGTCATTGAGAACTCCAAGCCCAAAGCAAAAAGGAGGAATACAACACCAAACTGGGCCACAGTTTCAACCTGCCATAGcatcagaagaagaaacatgaAAACCAGAACAATCTTTCTTTCAGAGAAAGAATAActcaatatttataaataccTGAACCATTTCACTGATGAATTTCAGTCCTCCTGGCCCAATGATTGACCCCGCCAGAAGATATCCAACAATGACCTAATAAGACACGTAGCCATAGAGCAAGAAAACATCAGATTATTAACCACAATATGAAGCCAAGACCAGATGTCTTTCATAATAGTTCCTAAGGCTGCATACCGGTTGTCCAAGACACGAGAAGACAATGCCACCAATGGCAGCAAAAACAATAATCACCACTAGATCCGATATCAATCtgcaatttaaaataaaaaagaaaaaaaccatCAAAAGCCTGAAACAGTGAATTCCAAATACATAGGAAATCAAAACAACCTCAGGTCTACTTGAAGAATCGGATACTTAGATTTTTTGTTGGACATTACAAAAACATTGTTCTGCGAAACACCAGAAGAAGAGAATTAGCTGAAACTGAAAAAAAGCATGCTTAGTATTATTCGAAAGAACCTTTTTGTCAATAAGAGTCATATCATCAGAATCTTCATTTTCCAGGGAAAACACATCTTGAAGTTGGAATGGTCTCGTACCACTGGATGggcaaacaaagaaaaagaaaaaacaatgaatcccccccccccccccattggCCGGCCAATTAAATCAAAGAATATTATATCATTGGTTGCACCCTACTTGTTTTCTTGAGTATCATTTCGTTTGCCCTTCTCATGCGTAACTTTGGCTACAGTCTCTATTTCAGCCTGGAAAGACACAACAATAAACACAACAAAAAACACAACAATAAACAAGAGTTGAAAAAGCTACTTGTTGATCAGCAACACTGCTGTTAAAGCTGGCTCCTCCATCCGAtcctaaagcaaaaaaaaaggaaacttgaATGTAAGTGAAGAAAGTTAACAACATTTTAGTCTATTTCTTCTCATACCTTCAGGCTGATCGTTTTCGGAGAACTCTTTCTCGAGAACTCGATCGAACATTTTTGCGATACTCCCTTCGCCGTTTCCCGGAGCCGTGGAGTTCACAACGTTGCCGTAGAAGCGCTCTCTCGTTTCCTTATCAGATCTCGCTGCCAACGTCGTACCAGCTAAAAGGAGGAACGAGAATCCAATCACTGTGACTCTCCTCCTCGCCATTGATATCTTCTATCGTTTTCGTAAATCAATCAGCTCAATTTCAAGTTTGACTTTGAACGAATCGAATTCAAGAGGAAGAAGGCGTACAGATTTATCAAAGTGAGGAGAAACGTGTCTTTTGTCGTCATCCGAGAACATGGCGGCGTTGCAGCCAATGCGTACCCACCGTTAGCTTCTTCGTCCAGATCGCTCTCTTTCTCTCAGATCCAATTTGGTTTTCAAATAGTccaattgttttttcttttttctttgacaACAAAACTACCTACTAACTAcgtttataacttttaaataatcaattttatcaGATGACTTTACAATAAGATTTTATTGGATTAAATAGGGTTAGTGGCCAATTGGGTTTCAGTTAGGATTCATTCCTATTTCAATTCATGAATTTCAGCcccatttagatattttaacagtttggatcggattcggttcaaGTTTAGTTACATGTCTAAAATTTCGGTTGAATTCCAAATAGTTTTGGTTTCGGATtggttctaaaaatattaacttataCTTAGattaaactcaatatatttcCAATCTTTTCATTGAATTAGTGTATTTGGCTTCTTCAAACCATATTGTTGtgcttcaaaataatttttggaGATTCATTTATAATCAATAGGAGACTCGTCCTTGAATTATATGTGACACCATCAAACAAATCATGATTTACGAAGAATCATAGGAACGAAAATTATACATAATGAAATATAAACAAACTAATTTTAACTACCACCAACTCTATAAACATAAGAACCCCTATTTAAaccttttttaaaaacattgtttAAAGTTCAAAAACAAACTTATTCATAATTAAAGTTCAAATGAAACATTAATATTgaccaaataaaatatatattagattaagTATATCAGTTAATtattcatgtaatagataattatttaaggtactaaataatatttaatttagtgtgttttggatacatattacgGATTGTGATCGACTATGGTACAAATTTCTTTTTAgaattttgaacttttaggattttcggatatccatttggGTTCAGATTCTGTTCGGTAATATTCATAACTCGAAATCCcgtaaaacaagatccattcgatATTTATTTTGagttcaaataggtttgaattcatttttatcggatcggttcggttcggatttttggATTCGGTTTATTTTCCCAGCTCtaagataaataaaacattatcaCATTCATAACGTACTAAAgccatcaagagagaaagagagagagattttttAACCGTTTAAAGCTGATGGGCAGAGGCTTCTATTGCTCCGACATCGgcttgtttgatttgttttttgtttctttggtttGCTTCACTTCCAGTCAGTTGGTTTGTTTTATTGGTAACTTGTTTCAAATCTAGCAaagttttttattgttcttCTGTATGTTTCTTCCAATGGATTTAGTAAGACAAAACTTCGGTTTAATTGAACCGTTTAGAAAAGGTAATTGATAAATCTATTGCAGATGGTGGTGAAGGGTTTACCCGCTTCAATCGTTGATGGTTTTTCATTTAATGGTGATGGAGTTCTTGACGAAAACTATGGTTACTTTTAAAGGCAGCATGAAATTCTACGGAACGGTAATTTCTTTGACTATGTTATTATCAATATAGTAATATAAAGAGTTGTCTTGTCTCGGTGAATCCTactgaaatattaaaaagagaGTGGAAATCGTTCTCAATTCAATCTGAAGCGTGGTGTTTTAAGATTAATACGAAGATTATCTCATTTGAGATTCAACTATTCGAGAAGCAAATATGgagtttttatatgaaaaatcttTAGTCATCCATACGCAAAACAAATGTGTGTTAGTTTACTTTGGATCCCTATTGGTGTATCTTTTTCTAACCAACTTGGGGGCATCCGCGCTTCGCgcagaatattattttattatggtTAACTATGACGTGTTTTGGATGATGTAATTATTTGGTCGGTATTTATTTGTGAAGAGCATGATTTAGtattttattgtgttatgtaATATTAGGTTAtaggttaatatattatgtgttcgTCTTTTCAATAATGTGTTGTGTATAGTAGTATTTGTTAGTGGTGAACTGAGCTTCTGATgtaaaccatattgaattgcAATAACTTTGAATTTAATCATTTGCTGATTCTAACATTAATTGTTTCAGCGTTAAAATTGTATttcatatttacatatttttgaacattatttctttttttaacaacattgaAAATTATTCTCCTAAGATGTTTTTTCGTCTCCGCATATTTTGACTTGAGTCGTCAccatctatgtattttgtttacgTTTCCGGTATGCGGTATTTCTTACCATCACCAGAAAAACTCACCTTTGTTGCTCTTGTTTTtcattgtcttcttctcttgtgaGATTTGATATTTGTTGTAGATCAGTTTTATGAGTTCCCAGTTGTGCGCTTGTTTCTCATGATGTTGTACGTTGTTCTGGTcaatatttttccttttcttccttagatttggCTAATGTTAGGAACTACATCTCTTTGGGTTTGGTCAGAGTTTAGTTGTCTTCCTTGTAGTTGGCTTGCAGTTGATAGTCCCTGCTCGTCTTTGTTTCAAGATCTGGTTTTTGTAGAACTGACTTTTATGTTTTCTTCGTAGCTCGAGGATGGTTTCACAGTTTTCTGATTTTGTGTActctatttttctttctttgttctctcatctcgTTGCACTTTTCATAGCTGGTTGCGTCTCTGGTGGCTCTCCATTTCACCATGCTTGCCACTCaaggtttggatagtgttttccTTCTTGTATGTTTTGTGGACTTGGAAGATTATTTCTTGTCTCAAACTTGAGCTCTGGTTTCTCCGTGGTTGGCTTCCATTCTCCTTCCCTTATGTTGCTTTTCTTCTTCCCCTGCTTCCCTTGGTATATGTGTGTGGAGTTAGTATCTTGGAGCTTTGATCTCTTCTATTCAGAGCTTTGTGTTTCTTCGTTGGCATGGGCTCCATGTATGTGGTTGTTTTGTTTGTGCGGTGATTCTTacctcttagctggtggttgCGCTTTAGGCATGTGTTTTCCTGCTTCGTGATGACTTTGGTCTTCCCGAGATTATTCTTTCTATGATCCCTTTTTAGTGTTTTGGGTTGGTGCTTGATCGCGTTCATTTGTGTATTGGATACATATTAAGGACTGGGATCGGGTCTtgtgcaatttttttttggaactttgaaTTTTTAGGGTTTCCGGATATCCAGTTGGGTTTAGATTCTGTTCAGTAATACTCATAAATCGAAATACCGTAAAATAAGATCCATTCAATATTTATTTCGAGTTCAGATAGGTTagaattcatttttatcggatcgggttcggtttagaTTTTTGGATTCGGTTTATTTTCCTAGCTCtaagataaataaaacataatcacATTCATAAACTCTCGTACTAGAgccatcaagagagaaagagagagattttTTCATAGTTTAAAGCCGATGGCCGGAGGCTTCTATTGCTCCGACATCGgcttgtttgatttgttgttttttctttggtttGCTTCACTTCCGGTCACTTGGTTTGTTTTATTGCCAACTTGTTTTAAATCTGGCAaagttttttattgttcttTTGTATGTTTCTTCCAATGGATTTGGTAAGACAAAAACTTCGGTTCAATTGAACCGTTTAGAAAAGGTAATTGATAAATCTATTGCAGATGGTGGTGAAGGGTCTTACCCGCTTCAATCGTTGATGGTTTTTCATTTAATGGTGATGGAGTTCTTGACGCAAACTATGGTTACTTCGAAAGGCAGCATGAAATTCTACGGAACGGTAATCTCTTTGACTATGCTATTATCAATATAGTAATATAAAGAGTTGTCTTGTCTCGGTGACTCCTactgaaatattaaaaagagaGTGGAAATCGTTCTGAATTCAATCTGAAGCGTGGTGTTTTTGGATTAATACGAAGATTATCTCATTTGAGATTCAACTATTCGAGAAGCAAATATGGAGTTTTTAGATGCGGTGGTCTTGGTGGCGGTGGGTGGAAGATAGGTGGAGGAAGAGGCACGTGAGGCGGTGGCCTTGGTGTCCGTGTCCGTGGAGAGTAGGAACGTGAAGGAGGGCGAGGACCAGGATGACCAGGAGAAGACATTTTGATTTTGAGCTTTGTTAATTATTGATACATATATGCTGTCTActtatttagtttatataatataaagatTATATATGGTTGTTAAAGATTATATATGGTTGTTACCCACGAGTATTTGAAGTGTTAGAGAGTCCTACTGGTAATTAGTAAGATGTTTGGTACAATGGAATGGTAGTTATCTACCTAATCTTCATAATACACATGCTGTTTCTAATCTTttcaaattatgtttttaaaaatctagagagagagttgtgctaaaaaaaaaatctggagAGATATGTAATGCTTGTGGGGTCTTTTGTGTGCTATAATAATTGTAGAGATATGTTGTTCAAAGCTAccttaaaaaaaatctagagagaTGTGTAAGACCATTATTAATCCAAGTCTCTTAACtggggttcttagctttttttagaGTTTAACGAAGAAAAGTTAAGAGCCGtcttttaaataagagatataagggTATGATTAACCCCGGTCTCTTAGTCGGGGTTCTTAAGTTatgatttgacactttttttttacacttttcggctaagagacggctcttatatctcttatttaagagacggttcttagcttttcttagttaaaatctaagaaaaactaagaaccgtctcttggCCGAAGTTAAAGAACTTCAGTTAAGAGTATGGGGTTAATGATGGTCTAAGAGCCGTCTCTTAGctgaaaagtgtaaaaaaaaaaaaatgtcaaatcataaaTAAGAACCCCGACTAAGAGACCGGGGTTAATCATACCCTTAAAGATGCAAAGAATACAAGTCAGAATGTGGCCATGGTACGAGAGTTTTTTTTAACGTTGAATTGTATTATAAAGCTTTCTAGAAAAATAGTTATAAACAATAAGAACTAGCAAAACAAATGTAGAAAAAGATACACCAATATGGATCCAAAGTAAACTAACACACATTTGTTTTGCATATGGATgactaaagatttttttatataaaagctCCATATTTGCTTCTCGAATAGTTGAAT encodes:
- the LOC106411506 gene encoding K(+) efflux antiporter 5 isoform X1, giving the protein MFSDDDKRHVSPHFDKSKISMARRRVTVIGFSFLLLAGTTLAARSDKETRERFYGNVVNSTAPGNGEGSIAKMFDRVLEKEFSENDQPEGSDGGASFNSSVADQQAEIETVAKVTHEKGKRNDTQENNGTRPFQLQDVFSLENEDSDDMTLIDKKNNVFVMSNKKSKYPILQVDLRLISDLVVIIVFAAIGGIVFSCLGQPVIVGYLLAGSIIGPGGLKFISEMVQVETVAQFGVVFLLFALGLEFSMTKLKVVGPVAVLGGLFQIVLLMFLCGVTALLCGARLSEGIFVGAFLSMSSTAVVVKFLVERNSTSSLHGQVTIGILIFQDCVVGLLFALLPVLGGNSGLLQGIISMGKLLLILSIYLTVASLLTWSFVPRFLKLMIKLSSQTNELYQLAAVAFCLLSAWCSDKLGLSLELGSFVAGVMLSTTEFAQHTLEQVEPIRNLFAALFLSSIGMLINVHFLWNHVDILLASVILVIVVKTAIAAIVVKAFRYNMKISFHVGVLLAQIGEFAFVLLSRASNLHVIEGKMYLLLLGTTALSLVTTPLLFKLIPSAMNLGVILRWFPSENSSPNESMQEKASMIEVHNRTN
- the LOC106411506 gene encoding K(+) efflux antiporter 5 isoform X2, with the protein product MFSDDDKRHVSPHFDKSISMARRRVTVIGFSFLLLAGTTLAARSDKETRERFYGNVVNSTAPGNGEGSIAKMFDRVLEKEFSENDQPEGSDGGASFNSSVADQQAEIETVAKVTHEKGKRNDTQENNGTRPFQLQDVFSLENEDSDDMTLIDKKNNVFVMSNKKSKYPILQVDLRLISDLVVIIVFAAIGGIVFSCLGQPVIVGYLLAGSIIGPGGLKFISEMVQVETVAQFGVVFLLFALGLEFSMTKLKVVGPVAVLGGLFQIVLLMFLCGVTALLCGARLSEGIFVGAFLSMSSTAVVVKFLVERNSTSSLHGQVTIGILIFQDCVVGLLFALLPVLGGNSGLLQGIISMGKLLLILSIYLTVASLLTWSFVPRFLKLMIKLSSQTNELYQLAAVAFCLLSAWCSDKLGLSLELGSFVAGVMLSTTEFAQHTLEQVEPIRNLFAALFLSSIGMLINVHFLWNHVDILLASVILVIVVKTAIAAIVVKAFRYNMKISFHVGVLLAQIGEFAFVLLSRASNLHVIEGKMYLLLLGTTALSLVTTPLLFKLIPSAMNLGVILRWFPSENSSPNESMQEKASMIEVHNRTN
- the LOC106411506 gene encoding K(+) efflux antiporter 5 isoform X3 produces the protein MFSDDDKRHVSPHFDKSKISMARRRVTVIGFSFLLLAGTTLAARSDKETRERFYGNVVNSTAPGNGEGSIAKMFDRVLEKEFSENDQPEGSDGGASFNSSVADQQAEIETVAKVTHEKGKRNDTQENNGTRPFQLQDVFSLENEDSDDMTLIDKKNNVFVMSNKKSKYPILQVDLRLISDLVVIIVFAAIGGIVFSCLGQPVIVGYLLAGSIIGPGGLKFISEMVQVETVAQFGVVFLLFALGLEFSMTKLKVVGPVAVLGGLFQIVLLMFLCGVTALLCGARLSEGIFVGAFLSMSSTAVVVKFLVERNSTSSLHGQVTIGILIFQDCVVGLLFALLPVLGGNSGLLQGIISMGKLLLILSIYLTVASLLTWSFVPRFLKLMIKLSSQTNELYQLAAVAFCLLSAWCSDKLGLSLELGSFVAGVMLSTTEFAQHTLEQVEPIRNLFAALFLSSIGMLINVHFLWNHVDILLASVILVIVVKTAIAAIVVKAFRYNMKISFHVGVLLAQIGEFAFVLLSRASNLHVIEGKMYLLLLGTTALSLVTTPLLFKLIPSAMNLGVILRWFPSENSSPNEEKASMIEVHNRTN